CGCTGGCTTCTTTCACTAACTTAGCAACAGAAAACTGGGAACTGAAATCAATAACAGGTTTGCCCGATTTACCTTTTTTGGTAGTAATTAAAATTACACCGTTTGACGCTCTGTTACCATAAATGGCCGACGCAGAAGCGTCTTTTAATATCGAAAATGATTCAATATCGTTCGGATTGATCAGGCTTAAAGGATTGGCGGCACCGGAGATGCCGCTGTTACTTACCGGCACACCATCGATAACAATAAGCGGATCATTACTTGCGGATAAAGAAGCACCTCCACGGATACGGATGGTACTTCCAGAACCAGGGGCGCCACTGTTAGACACAACCGAAACACCGGCAACTTTACCGGCAATCAATTGTTCGGGCGTAGTGATAACACCTTTCTGAAAATCTTTTGAGGTTACGTTTGCTATCGAACCGGAAAGGTCTTTCTTTTTCTGTGTACCATATCCTATAACAACAACTTCATTCAGGCTTTTACTGTCAGGCTGGAGGCCGAAATCTACAATAACTACGGAGCCGCCTACCGTTACAGCTTTCTTTAAAGCCACATAACCTAAAAACTTAGCGGTTACGGTAACGTTCCCGGTCTTAACACCGGTAATGGTGTAGTTACCATTGCCATCGGTAGTTGCACCTATGGTTGTACCGTCAATAGTAACGGCAGCACCGGGCAGGGGTGCATTGGTTTCGTCTAATACTTTCCCTTTAATGCTTCCTGTTTGGGCAAACGCCATTACTGACATCATTAGAAAGGCACAAAGAAGAACGTACTTTTTTGAGTAATTTTTTCTCATTTACTTTTTGGGTTTTTGTGAATTAAAAAGGCTTAATTAGCCGGTGTTAAATTGGTCTGATAATTTTGCTGAAACAGCACGCGACTAATTTACATTTAGAAATAATAAAAGCAAATTTTATATAAAAGATAATTTTGACCCCATTAATTAAGTTATAATTAACTTTAATGAAACACAAAAAAGGGCAGTACTTTTAATACTTTTTGCCTTTTTTTGTGGGAAATTTGCAAACTGGCTAACATTTATACAAAACTAAGTGTCAAAATTACACAATAAGCAATTTTACTAATATGTAACGATTTTCCGGGAACGTTCCCGGAAAATAATTGTCAAATAAACAGTTAATAATGATAAAAAAAATATTTTTCTGCGCGTTTTGGGTTTTTGCCCAAACTTTTTTGCTTTTCGGACAGGTAAAAACAACCTTCAAAACGGGTAAAATACCACCCCTGAAAAACCAGTCTGAAAGCCTGTTTTTGGCAGGTAATTTTAACGGTTGGAACCCGGCCGACAGTGCCTGGAAATTGCTCCCCGATGGCATTGGTGGCTACCGGCTTTTAACAGCAATGCCTAAGGGGATTTATAACTACAAAATAACACGTGGGAGCTGGGATAAGGTGGAATGCACTGCAACCGGCAAGCCTGCCGATAACCGCAGCCTTATAATTACCGGCGATACTATTATAGTTTTAGATGTTGCCGCCTGGCAGGATAATTTTGCCCCGGCTGAAAAGAAACATACGACCACCGCCCGGGTACATATCATTAGCGGTAAATTTGAGATGCCTCAACTGAACAGGCAGCGCCGCATTTGGATTTACCTGCCCGAAAATTATACTTCATCAAAAAAAAGGTACCCGGTTATTTATATGCACGACGGGCAAAACCTTTTTGATGAATACACCAGTGGTTACGGGGAGTGGGGTCTTGACGAATTGATGGATAAAGTACCGCCGCAAAAGCAGTGTATTATAGTGGGAATTGATCATGGCGGCGATTTCAGGATCACCGAGTATGATCCTTATGATTCAAAGTATGGCAAAGGGCGGGGTGACGATTATGTAGAGTTCCTGGCACAAACGTTGAAACCCTACATTGATACACATTATAAAACCATGGCTGATGCAAAAAATACCACAATAGCCGGTAGTTCGATGGGTGGGCTGATATCAATGTACGCCACATTAAAATATCCGGGTGTGTTTGGTAATGCCGGCATATTTTCGCCGGCTTTTTGGATAGCCCCCCAAATTTACGATCTGGCCAAACAAAAAGCCATCAGCCATAAAACCCGTTTTTATTTTGTTTGCGGCGATGCCGAAAGTGAAGACATGGTTGCCGATATGCAAAAAATGGCCTCGATCATAAAGAATAATGGGGCTAAGCCCGAAAACGCCCCGGTAACCATCATCAAAGGATCCAGCCATAATGAAAAGCAATGGAACGGAGATTGGCCAGGATTTTATAATTGGCTAATGCAGTCGGAAAGTTTGGAAGTCTGGAAAGTCCGAAAGTAGCCTCAGATCTGAGCTTAAGGATATCAGGCAATTTTTGTTTTTTTAAAACCGCGACATTGTACCTGCCCGACATTTATTATCTTTCGGACTTTACCGACTTACGGACTTTCCGACTAACAAATGACTATCGAAGAAATATTAAAACAGTACTGGAACCATGATCATTTCAGGCCGATGCAGGCCGAGATCATCAAGTCTGTTTTATTGGGTCATGATACGCTGGCTTTGCTGCCTACAGGTGGTGGTAAATCTGTTTGTTTCCAGGTGCCTGCGTTAGCTAAAGAGGGGGTATGCATCGTCATATCACCGCTGATTGCCCTGATGAAAGACCAGGTTGAGAACTTAAAAGATAAGGGAATTAATGCCGTAGCCATCGTGTCCGGAATGGGCCGGCGCGAGATTGACCTGGCGTTGGATAACTGCATTTATGGCACGGTTAAATTTTTATACCTCTCGCCCGAACGTTTACTGTCAGAACTGGTACAGGAGCGGATAAAATACATGAAGGTGAACCTGATAGCGGTTGACGAAGCGCACTGTATCTCGCAATGGGGCTATGATTTTCGCCCCCCGTACCTGCACATTGCCGATTTACGCCAATTGCATCCCAATGTGCCTGTGCTTGCCCTTACCGCAACAGCCACGGCTGATGTTAAAAAGGACATCCAGGATAAACTGCAATTTAAAAATCCGGTTATCTATCAGCAAAGTTTTGAGCGTAGTAACATCAGCTACGTTGTTCAGGATGCCGAAAATAAATTCAGGCGGATGTTGGATATTGCCAAAGGGGTTAAAGGCAGCGGCATCGTATATGTGCGCAGCCGTAAAGATGCCGCCGAAATTGCCAAATATTATAATGAAAACGGTATCAAAGCCGATTTTTACCACGCTGGTCTGCCTATGGACGAGCGTGCCGAACGCCAGGAAAGCTGGAAAAATAACCGCACGCGGGTAATTGTAGCCACTAATGCCTTTGGGATGGGTATTGACAAACCCGACGTTCGGTTTGTTATTCATAAAGATATGCCCGAAAGCCTGGAAGCTTATTACCAGGAAGCCGGCAGGGGAGGCCGCGACGGGCAAAAGGCTTATGGCGTGTTGCTATACACCCATGCCGACAGACTGCGGCAGGAGAAGTTGTTTGAACTTAATTTCCCTACGGTTGATGAAATAAAGCATGTTTACCATTGCCTGGCCAACTATTACCAGCTTGCTTATGAAGCAGGAGAGGGGCTTAGCTTTGACCTTGACCTGGGCGAATTTTGCAGCCGTTTTAAGCTGGATGCTATCAAAACGCTAAACGCCCTTAAGTTTTTGGAAAAAGACGAATACCTGTCGTTCAACGAGAGCGTTTTCCTGCCATCGCGGTTCAGGTTCGAAGTTGTTAACGAGGTGCTATATAACTTCCAGATCCAGAATGCCGGCTGGGACCCGTTTATTAAAACGTTGTTGCGGTCATACGGCGGCGCGTTTGAAAATTATGTTAAAATCAAAGAGTATGACCTGTCAAGGCGTACTACATTAAGCGTTCAGCAGGTTGTTGAAGGGTTGTTGCAGCTACAGCAGTTTGGCTTAATTAGCTATCTTCAGCAAACAGATAAACCACAGGTTACTTATTTAAAAGCGCGGCAGCAATCAAACAGGCTGTTTATCAACAAGAACTACATCCAGGAGCGTAAGGAAACTTACCGCCAAAAAATGGAGGCAGTTTTTGCGTATGCTGTTCATAAACAGTGCCGCAGCCAAATGTTACTGGCTTATTTTGATGAGCCCAACGCCCGCAAATGCGGCATCTGCGATGTTTGCCTCGACGAAAAGCGCCACAAAAACGAAGATGAACTTTTTGATAACATTACCAACGAGGTTGTACAACTGCTCAGCATCTCAACCCCCGATATCGGCACATTGATAACCACCATCAACATAGGTACCGAAAAAGATAAAATGGAAACCATCCGCCTGCTGCTTGATGCCGGCAAAATAAAAACCGACGGGGAGAAGTATTATCTTTAATTGGTTCTGAGGTCTGAGGCCGGGATTCTGAGGTCTGAAGCCTCAGCCCCGATGGACGAGTGTGGTTTCGTTGCGAGGTAACGGAGCGAAATCGATACTTATGGTCTATATACTCCATCTCAGGTATCCCGAGCTTCGTTCCCGAACATTGTAACCCGATCTCAGTCCTCCGACCACAGATTCCAGTCCTCAGATCCTCCAAATTCACCGTATAAATTATACGCTTCACCGACAAAAAACCTGCATACAACTAATACACCGGAAACGGCTGTAACGATTTTTATTGGAGATCGTCATATAGGTGTATTTAAAAATAACAAAATAATTACTTGACAATCAAAATATTAATACCATGAAAACTAACTTAATAGCCATTTTTACAGTAATAGTTACCGTATTGGGCATCACAAATTCAACTTACGCATCTGTAGATAATAATAACAATAAAGGCGTAGTTTTAACCGATATCAGCAGCATCAATAAAATAGAAGTTTACGGTAACGTACAGGTATACGTTACTACCGGGACAGCCGACCAGGTAAAGGTTTACAACCAATATTATGCCGAAAGCGCTTTGGTACAATCACAAAAAGGTGTATTGAGGATTTCATCATACAAAACCGAAAAACTGGTGGTTTGGGTTACTGCAAAAGAGCTTTCCTCAATAACCGCTTATGATAATGCCGAAATAAAATCATTCGGAAACTTATCATCTATCGAGCTTGATGTTAAATTGTACAACAATGCGTCTGCCGATTTAAAATTAGATGCCTACAGCGCCAGTGTTACCATGAATGATCATGCAAAAGCAAATTTAAGCGGCAATGTAACTGAATATAGCCAGGTACGTAACATAGCATCAAGTGTTAACCGCACTTACCTGGTGACTGAAAATGCAACCGATAAATTAACCGGTGCACCAGCCAAAGCCGCCGAATATGCAGGTATATAATCGTTCACTGGTTCACTTTGGTTCATTAGTTCACTGGTTCATTAGTTCATTGGTCTTGCCTGCCCGTTGCAGAAAGACTTAGCCAGCCACCTCGCAAGGGTGGCTGTTTTTGTAGGTATTAGACGTTTGTCTGCCTGCCGTTGAAAGACCTACGAAGTTTTTAAAACTTCGTAAGTCTGGTGCTCTCCAGCCCGAACGCTTTTTGCCCTGCATGCCCGCAATGCCCGCGTTCCATGAACCATGAACCATGAACCATGAACCATGAACCATGAACCATGAACCATGAACCATGAACCATGAACCATGAACCATGAACCATGAACCATGAAATGTGCTAAAAAATCGTATATTTGCGTAATAACGGAAAATTATAGCTATTTCCCGATAGCCGCCACTGTCAATTTTTATTGATCAGGGTTCATTTTTATCCCCGCTGATACCGTTGCTGCCCGGAATTTAATTAATGAGATCCTCTTCATTTTGTGCCGATACCGAACTTTTGTTCCGTTGATCAGATTGATACAGTTGTAAACCGGGAAATGCACATTGTTTAACTAAATTTTAATAAACATGGCTAAATCGCAGGCAACATTCATGAAAAAACAACTCGAAAAAAATCGTCAGAAGAAAAAAGAAGATAAAGAACAACGTAAACTGGAGCGCCAGCAAAACGGCGGCGGCAGCGACCTGGACAGTATGATGGCCTACGTTAACGAGTTTGGCGAAATTGTATCTACTCCCCCTGAAAAAAAAGGATAACCCATCCGCTTTACAATATTATGTAGTGTAACACAATGAATGTTTACACTACATAAAAAATTGTAATGTTTTATCTATAAAAAGCCTCAATTTACCCCTTGTAATTGGTAGCTTTACGCTATGATCAACAAAAACCAGCTAAAAGTGATTATGGGCATTGGGTTGGTTTTATTTGCTACGGGTATTATAATGCGCAGGTACTTTCCGTTACTGCATCCTCAATTGGCATTTGTTATCAGTAGCTGCAGCCCTGCTATATTGACGGTTGGTTTTTTAAATCTGTGGCGAATAAGGCGGTCTGCCCGCAAAAATGTTTCAAAGCACTGAAAAATCTGCATTTTTTAAATTGAACCTTTTTAGTTTTCAATTGTCGTACCTAAAAAATACCGACGATTAAACTGCCATGAAAATAAACTTTTACTTACTGGTTTCTATTGCTTTGCTGGCATCCTGTTCTGGTAGCAATAACACAGCCGATAATGATACAACAATTTCAATACTTTCGCCGGCCGATACGCAATTGGGCAGTGCGCCAAATGCCCCGGCTGTAAACATGCGATATTGTTTTTTTTATACTGATGGTACACGGGCCCAGGATACAACCGAGGTAAGTATATTCATAAACGGCAATAAAGTTACCGGCGATATGTACTGGATGCCAAAGCAGAAAGATGCCCGGAAGGGAACTTTAACGGGTACGCTTGCGGGTAACGCTATTAAGGCCGTATGGAATTATACACAGGAGGGAAGTACCGACACTATGGCCGTTGAATTTCAACTACGGGGGAACGCGCTGGCGCAAAA
The genomic region above belongs to Mucilaginibacter sp. KACC 22773 and contains:
- a CDS encoding alpha/beta hydrolase-fold protein; amino-acid sequence: MIKKIFFCAFWVFAQTFLLFGQVKTTFKTGKIPPLKNQSESLFLAGNFNGWNPADSAWKLLPDGIGGYRLLTAMPKGIYNYKITRGSWDKVECTATGKPADNRSLIITGDTIIVLDVAAWQDNFAPAEKKHTTTARVHIISGKFEMPQLNRQRRIWIYLPENYTSSKKRYPVIYMHDGQNLFDEYTSGYGEWGLDELMDKVPPQKQCIIVGIDHGGDFRITEYDPYDSKYGKGRGDDYVEFLAQTLKPYIDTHYKTMADAKNTTIAGSSMGGLISMYATLKYPGVFGNAGIFSPAFWIAPQIYDLAKQKAISHKTRFYFVCGDAESEDMVADMQKMASIIKNNGAKPENAPVTIIKGSSHNEKQWNGDWPGFYNWLMQSESLEVWKVRK
- a CDS encoding RecQ family ATP-dependent DNA helicase gives rise to the protein MTIEEILKQYWNHDHFRPMQAEIIKSVLLGHDTLALLPTGGGKSVCFQVPALAKEGVCIVISPLIALMKDQVENLKDKGINAVAIVSGMGRREIDLALDNCIYGTVKFLYLSPERLLSELVQERIKYMKVNLIAVDEAHCISQWGYDFRPPYLHIADLRQLHPNVPVLALTATATADVKKDIQDKLQFKNPVIYQQSFERSNISYVVQDAENKFRRMLDIAKGVKGSGIVYVRSRKDAAEIAKYYNENGIKADFYHAGLPMDERAERQESWKNNRTRVIVATNAFGMGIDKPDVRFVIHKDMPESLEAYYQEAGRGGRDGQKAYGVLLYTHADRLRQEKLFELNFPTVDEIKHVYHCLANYYQLAYEAGEGLSFDLDLGEFCSRFKLDAIKTLNALKFLEKDEYLSFNESVFLPSRFRFEVVNEVLYNFQIQNAGWDPFIKTLLRSYGGAFENYVKIKEYDLSRRTTLSVQQVVEGLLQLQQFGLISYLQQTDKPQVTYLKARQQSNRLFINKNYIQERKETYRQKMEAVFAYAVHKQCRSQMLLAYFDEPNARKCGICDVCLDEKRHKNEDELFDNITNEVVQLLSISTPDIGTLITTINIGTEKDKMETIRLLLDAGKIKTDGEKYYL
- a CDS encoding GIN domain-containing protein — translated: MKTNLIAIFTVIVTVLGITNSTYASVDNNNNKGVVLTDISSINKIEVYGNVQVYVTTGTADQVKVYNQYYAESALVQSQKGVLRISSYKTEKLVVWVTAKELSSITAYDNAEIKSFGNLSSIELDVKLYNNASADLKLDAYSASVTMNDHAKANLSGNVTEYSQVRNIASSVNRTYLVTENATDKLTGAPAKAAEYAGI